The Anas platyrhynchos isolate ZD024472 breed Pekin duck chromosome 34, IASCAAS_PekinDuck_T2T, whole genome shotgun sequence genome contains a region encoding:
- the TMEM106C gene encoding transmembrane protein 106C gives MGAALSPPAGSAAPRQQRKAGGDDDDDDDLLDSRDRKEDIAKFPYVEFTGQDSITCPTCQGTGCIPTEQVNELVALIPYSDQRLRPQRTKLYVLLSVLLCLLISGLVVFFLFPHSVLVDDGGIKVVQVWFDKKNSVVVLAITATLRIRNSNFYSVAVTSLTSQVQYMNTVVGSQQITNVSSIQPLSDKLVNFTVKAEMGGPFSYVYFFCTFPKVKVHNIVIFMRTSVKLSYIGHVTQSALETYHYVDCSTNSTAAPDPLPLPAPSTQGAAKAWSKP, from the exons ATGGGGGCTGCGCTCTCCCCCCCGgctggcagcgctgccccccggcAGCAGAGGAAGGCTGGCGGTGACGATGACGATGATGACGATTTGCTCGACAGCAGGGACCGCAAGGAGGACATCGCCAAGTTCCCCTACGTGGAATTCACGGGGCAGGACAGCATCACCTGCCCCACCTGCCAGGGCACTGGCTGCATTCCCACGG agCAGGTCAACGAGCTGGTGGCTCTCATCCCCTACAGCGACCAGCGGCTCCGCCCGCAGAGAAC GAAGCTCTACGTCCTGCTGtcggtgctgctctgcctcctgaTATCAGGACTGGtggttttcttcctcttcccccacTCCGTCCTGGTGGATGACGGTGGCATCAAAGTGGTTCAAGTCTGGTTTGACAAGAAGAACTCAGTCGTCGTCCTTGCCATCACG GCCACCTTGAGGATCAGGAACTCCAACTTCTACTCGGTGGCAGTGACCAGCCTGACCAGCCAGGTGCAGTACATGAACACGGTGGTGGGAAGCCAGCAGATCACCAACGTCTCCAGCATCCAGCCCCTGAGTGACAAACTG GTGAATTTCACGGTGAAGGCGGAGATGGGCGGACCTTTCTCTTACGTGTA TTTCTTTTGCACGTTTCCCAAGGTGAAGGTGCATAACATCGTCATCTTCATGAG GACATCAGTGAAGCTCTCCTACATCGGGCACGTGACGCAGAGCGCTTTGGAAACCTACCACTACGTCGACTGCAGCACCAACTCCACGGCTGCCCCCGATCCGCTGCCTCTGCCAGCCCCCTCCACACAAGGCGCAGCCAAAGCCTGGAGCAAGCCCTGA